In Bubalus bubalis isolate 160015118507 breed Murrah chromosome 3, NDDB_SH_1, whole genome shotgun sequence, a genomic segment contains:
- the FZD2 gene encoding frizzled-2 — MRPRSALPRLLLPLLLLPAAGPAQFHGEKGISIPDHGFCQPISIPLCTDIAYNQTIMPNLLGHTNQEDAGLEVHQFYPLVKVQCSPELRFFLCSMYAPVCTVLEQAIPPCRSICERARQGCEALMNKFGFQWPERLRCEHFPRHGAEQICVGQNHSEDGAPALLTTAPPPGLQPGAGGTPGGPGGGGSPPRYATLEHPFHCPRVLKVPSYLSYKFLGERDCAAPCEPARPDGSMFFSQEETRFARLWILTWSVLCCASTFFTVTTYLVDMQRFRYPERPIIFLSGCYTMVSVAYIAGFVLQERVVCNERFSEDGYRTVVQGTKKEGCTILFMMLYFFSMASSIWWVILSLTWFLAAGMKWGHEAIEANSQYFHLAAWAVPAVKTITILAMGQIDGDLLSGVCFVGLNSLDPLRGFVLAPLFVYLFIGTSFLLAGFVSLFRIRTIMKHDGTKTEKLERLMVRIGVFSVLYTVPATIVIACYFYEQAFREHWERSWVSQHCKSLAIPCPAHYTPRMSPDFTVYMIKYLMTLIVGITSGFWIWSGKTLHSWRKFYTRLTNSRHGETTV, encoded by the coding sequence ATGCGGCCCCGCAGCGCCCTGCCCCGCctgttgctgccgctgctgctactgCCCGCCGCCGGGCCGGCCCAATTCCACGGAGAGAAGGGCATATCCATCCCGGACCACGGCTTCTGCCAGCCCATCTCCATCCCGTTGTGCACGGACATCGCCTACAACCAGACCATCATGCCCAACCTTCTGGGCCACACGAACCAAGAGGACGCCGGACTGGAGGTGCACCAGTTCTACCCGTTGGTAAAGGTGCAGTGCTCGCCCGAACTGCGCTTCTTCCTGTGCTCGATGTACGCACCCGTGTGCACCGTGCTGGAGCAGGCCATCCCGCCGTGCCGCTCCATCTGCGAGCGCGCGCGCCAGGGCTGCGAGGCGCTCATGAACAAGTTCGGTTTCCAGTGGCCGGAGCGCCTGCGCTGCGAGCACTTCCCTCGCCACGGCGCGGAGCAGATCTGCGTGGGCCAGAACCACTCGGAGGACGGCGCGCCAGCGCTTCTTACCACCGCGCCGCCGCCCGGCCTGCAGCCGGGTGCGGGGGGCACCCCGGGCGGCCCGGGAGGCGGCGGCTCGCCCCCGCGCTATGCCACGCTGGAGCACCCGTTCCACTGTCCGCGCGTCCTCAAGGTGCCGTCCTATCTCAGCTACAAGTTCCTGGGCGAGCGCGACTGCGCGGCTCCCTGTGAGCCGGCGCGGCCGGATGGCTCCATGTTCTTCTCACAGGAGGAGACGCGCTTTGCGCGCCTCTGGATCCTCACCTGGTCCGTGCTGTGCTGCGCCTCCACCTTCTTCACCGTCACCACGTACCTGGTGGACATGCAGCGCTTCCGCTACCCCGAGCGGCCCATCATCTTTCTGTCCGGCTGCTACACTATGGTGTCGGTGGCCTACATCGCGGGTTTCGTGCTCCAGGAGCGCGTGGTGTGTAACGAGCGCTTCTCCGAGGACGGCTACCGCACGGTGGTGCAGGGCACCAAGAAGGAGGGCTGCACCATCCTCTTCATGATGCTCTACTTCTTCAGCATGGCCAGTTCCATCTGGTGGGTCATCTTGTCGCTCACCTGGTTCCTGGCGGCCGGCATGAAGTGGGGCCACGAGGCCATCGAGGCCAACTCGCAGTACTTTCACCTGGCCGCGTGGGCCGTGCCCGCCGTCAAGACCATCACGATCCTGGCTATGGGCCAGATCGACGGCGACCTGCTGAGCGGCGTGTGCTTCGTGGGCCTCAATAGCCTGGACCCGTTGCGGGGCTTCGTGCTGGCGCCGCTCTTCGTGTACCTGTTCATAGGCACGTCCTTCCTCCTGGCCGGCTTCGTGTCCCTCTTCCGCATCCGTACCATCATGAAACACGACGGTACCAAGACGGAGAAGCTGGAGCGGCTGATGGTGCGCATCGGCGTCTTCTCGGTGCTCTACACGGTGCCAGCCACCATCGTCATCGCCTGCTACTTCTACGAGCAGGCCTTCCGAGAGCACTGGGAGCGCTCGTGGGTGAGCCAGCACTGCAAGAGCCTGGCCATCCCGTGCCCGGCGCACTACACGCCGCGCATGTCTCCCGACTTCACCGTCTACATGATCAAATACCTCATGACGCTCATCGTGGGCATCACGTCGGGCTTCTGGATCTGGTCCGGCAAGACGCTGCACTCGTGGAGGAAGTTCTACACCCGTCTCACCAACAGCCGGCACGGCGAGACCACCGTGTGA